One window from the genome of Paenibacillus azoreducens encodes:
- a CDS encoding multidrug effflux MFS transporter produces the protein MNKPTQTLRNEGVTKEKPARPSTSRLWMIIILGALSAFGPFSLDMYLPSLPSLAETMHTTTSLTQLSLTSCLIGLSVGQLFAGPFSDVRGRRIPLIIGMVVYGVSSLLCAFSTSIEMLIALRFIQGIAGSAGIVISRAIVRDMYSGSELTKFFSMLMLVNGAAPILSPIVGGQLLQFTSWRGVFIVLALIGVAMLLSVLFGLPETLVPEKRSSGGTMNTLRTFGVLLKDRKFMGLALSSGFITAAMFAYISGSPFVLQNIYGVSPQMFSFIFAMNGVGIIIAGQITGRLAGRVSEKKLLVSGIALATIGGMSLLVLLIAKAPLAAILPPLFVVVSCVGIVGTAGSSLALQDYGHAAGSASALLGLLSYIFGGIVSPLVGIGDGTSGVPMGLVIAGADICSVLCYLLLVRSTGSKKLVAKVSNAQNKGM, from the coding sequence ATGAATAAACCAACACAAACGCTCCGAAACGAAGGAGTAACGAAAGAAAAACCTGCCCGGCCCAGTACCAGCAGGCTGTGGATGATCATTATATTAGGGGCATTATCGGCCTTTGGCCCGTTTTCATTGGATATGTATCTGCCTTCGCTGCCAAGTCTGGCGGAAACGATGCATACAACGACCTCGCTGACACAGCTTAGTTTGACCTCATGCCTGATCGGACTGTCGGTGGGGCAATTGTTTGCGGGACCGTTCAGTGACGTGCGCGGACGGCGTATTCCGCTCATTATCGGCATGGTCGTCTACGGCGTTTCATCTTTATTATGCGCATTCAGCACCTCGATTGAAATGCTGATCGCGCTGCGTTTTATTCAAGGGATTGCCGGCTCTGCCGGTATCGTGATCTCGCGTGCCATCGTCAGAGATATGTATTCCGGGTCTGAGTTGACCAAATTCTTTTCGATGCTGATGCTGGTGAATGGCGCGGCGCCGATTTTGTCCCCGATTGTGGGCGGCCAGCTGCTTCAGTTCACGTCCTGGCGCGGGGTCTTTATCGTACTTGCGCTGATCGGCGTAGCGATGCTGTTGTCCGTGCTTTTTGGATTGCCGGAGACGCTCGTTCCTGAAAAACGCTCCAGCGGCGGAACGATGAATACGCTTAGAACATTCGGCGTACTTCTGAAAGACCGCAAATTCATGGGCCTTGCGTTAAGTTCGGGTTTTATAACGGCTGCAATGTTTGCTTATATTTCCGGTTCCCCGTTTGTGCTGCAAAATATTTACGGAGTCAGCCCGCAGATGTTTAGTTTCATTTTTGCCATGAATGGGGTGGGCATTATTATCGCCGGGCAGATTACAGGCCGATTGGCTGGACGGGTCAGCGAGAAAAAACTGTTGGTATCCGGGATCGCCTTGGCTACGATTGGCGGCATGTCGCTCCTGGTTCTGCTGATAGCCAAAGCTCCGCTTGCTGCCATTCTTCCGCCGCTTTTTGTGGTCGTTTCCTGCGTCGGCATTGTAGGCACTGCAGGTTCCTCCCTGGCGCTTCAGGATTACGGCCATGCGGCAGGCAGCGCGTCGGCGCTGCTCGGACTGCTATCTTATATCTTTGGCGGCATCGTCAGCCCTCTGGTCGGGATTGGCGACGGCACGTCAGGCGTACCGATGGGCCTGGTGATTGCGGGCGCAGATATCTGTTCCGTATTATGCTATCTACTGCTCGTCCGCAGTACCGGAAGCAAAAAGCTCGTGGCTAAAGTATCAAACGCACAAAATAAGGGAATGTAA
- a CDS encoding 6-phospho-beta-glucosidase → MANEQGLKVAVIGGGSSYTPELVEGFILNYDKFPVRELWLVDIEPGQRKLNIVGNLAKRMVEKSGLPIQVHLTLDRREAIKGADFVSTQMRVGMLDARGRDESIPLKYGVIGQETTGPGGMMKALRTIPVLLDICRDIEELAPNAWLLNFTNPAGMVTEAILKYTKVRSIGLCNAPIGLIKQVSSKYNVAADRIYAEFVGLNHLHWITRIDVNGEDKLDEMLTDTAGYSAKNVPAREWNPEFLQSLRALPSYYLKYFYMTDAMLEEQLESFEKGGNRAEVVKRVEEELFQLYNNPDLNEKPKQLEQRGGAFYSEAAVNLMCSLYNGTNDIQTLNVANKGIIDFLPDDASIEVNCVVTKNGPLPLPLTKVPPMAVGLIHAVKTYERLAIDAAVTGDRGLAIQAMAHHPLVPSVEVAIKMLDEMLEANKEYLPQFFKKSAANA, encoded by the coding sequence ATGGCAAATGAACAAGGATTGAAAGTAGCGGTAATTGGCGGCGGGTCTTCTTATACTCCGGAGCTTGTTGAGGGATTCATTCTCAACTACGACAAATTTCCTGTACGTGAATTGTGGCTGGTGGATATCGAGCCCGGACAACGCAAACTGAACATTGTCGGCAATTTAGCCAAACGGATGGTCGAGAAATCCGGATTGCCGATCCAGGTTCATCTGACCTTGGACCGCCGCGAAGCGATCAAAGGCGCGGACTTCGTCAGCACCCAAATGCGTGTCGGCATGCTGGATGCCCGCGGCCGCGATGAATCCATTCCTTTGAAATACGGCGTTATCGGCCAGGAAACGACGGGGCCTGGAGGCATGATGAAGGCGCTGCGGACGATTCCGGTCCTGCTCGACATTTGCCGCGATATTGAGGAGCTGGCTCCTAATGCCTGGCTGCTGAACTTCACGAATCCCGCAGGCATGGTTACCGAAGCCATCCTGAAATATACCAAAGTGCGAAGCATCGGTTTGTGTAATGCCCCGATCGGGCTGATCAAGCAAGTATCCTCCAAATACAACGTGGCAGCGGATCGCATTTACGCCGAGTTCGTTGGTTTGAATCACCTGCATTGGATCACGCGGATCGATGTGAACGGCGAAGACAAGCTGGATGAAATGCTGACCGACACTGCCGGCTACAGCGCGAAAAACGTGCCCGCCAGAGAGTGGAATCCGGAATTCCTGCAATCTCTGCGCGCCTTGCCTTCATATTATTTGAAATACTTCTACATGACCGATGCGATGCTTGAAGAGCAGCTGGAATCCTTCGAAAAAGGCGGCAACCGCGCCGAGGTCGTGAAACGCGTGGAAGAAGAGCTGTTCCAGTTGTACAATAATCCTGACTTGAATGAAAAACCAAAACAGCTCGAACAACGCGGCGGCGCCTTTTATTCCGAAGCTGCCGTCAACCTGATGTGTTCGCTGTATAACGGAACGAATGACATTCAGACATTAAACGTCGCGAACAAAGGCATCATCGACTTCCTGCCTGACGATGCCAGCATCGAAGTAAACTGCGTCGTGACGAAAAACGGCCCGCTGCCGCTGCCTTTGACGAAGGTTCCGCCGATGGCTGTCGGATTGATTCATGCGGTAAAAACGTATGAACGCCTTGCCATTGACGCCGCCGTCACCGGCGACCGCGGCCTGGCCATCCAAGCGATGGCGCATCATCCGTTGGTGCCTTCGGTTGAAGTCGCGATCAAGATGCTGGATGAAATGCTGGAGGCCAATAAGGAATATTTGCCGCAGTTCTTCAAAAAGTCTGCCGCTAACGCTTAA